The candidate division TA06 bacterium B3_TA06 genome includes a window with the following:
- the argF gene encoding ornithine carbamoyltransferase has protein sequence MKKDLVSIVDLNGEEIRELFKISAEIKGLELDLAKGKTLVLVFEKPSLRTRVTFSVAFFQLGGNVIYLAPADIGLGKRESVPDVARNLARWVDAIAARTFAHKTVQDLAEYADIPVINALSDAEHPCQALADFLTIYEHLGSGSTRGSEAFSWGDIKLAYFGDGNNVCHSLMLTVARLGAHMVIGGPQGYGPKDEFIKAATDEAAKTGASITITNDAHEAAADADVIYTDVWASMGQEQEAAERRSLFAPFQVNSELLSHAKPDVLVEHCLPAHRGEEITDEVLDGEHSVVLDEAENRLHIQKAILYRLLLLTGD, from the coding sequence GTGAAGAAGGACCTCGTTTCAATCGTTGATCTAAATGGTGAGGAGATCAGGGAACTATTCAAGATATCTGCCGAGATAAAGGGTTTAGAGCTTGATCTTGCCAAAGGCAAGACCCTGGTGCTCGTGTTCGAGAAGCCTTCCTTGAGAACACGGGTCACCTTCTCTGTGGCATTCTTCCAGCTGGGCGGGAACGTAATCTACCTTGCACCTGCTGATATAGGCTTAGGCAAACGCGAGTCTGTCCCTGATGTGGCTCGCAACCTGGCACGCTGGGTTGACGCGATCGCCGCCCGAACCTTTGCGCATAAAACCGTCCAGGATCTGGCGGAGTATGCGGATATTCCGGTGATCAATGCGCTCTCAGACGCCGAGCACCCATGCCAGGCGCTTGCAGACTTTCTTACTATCTATGAGCATCTAGGTTCGGGGTCCACGCGAGGAAGCGAAGCTTTCTCGTGGGGTGATATCAAACTCGCTTACTTCGGCGACGGCAACAACGTGTGCCACTCGCTGATGCTGACCGTGGCCAGGCTGGGAGCCCATATGGTGATCGGGGGGCCACAGGGCTATGGTCCAAAGGACGAGTTTATTAAGGCGGCAACCGATGAAGCGGCAAAGACAGGTGCTTCTATAACCATAACCAACGACGCGCATGAGGCTGCCGCCGACGCCGACGTTATCTACACCGACGTGTGGGCCTCGATGGGACAGGAGCAAGAAGCCGCCGAGCGCAGGTCTCTGTTTGCACCATTCCAGGTGAACTCCGAACTCTTAAGCCACGCAAAGCCTGACGTTCTGGTCGAACACTGCCTGCCTGCCCACCGCGGAGAGGAGATCACAGACGAGGTGCTTGACGGGGAGCACTCGGTGGTCCTTGATGAGGCCGAGAACAGGCTTCACATCCAGAAGGCGATACTTTATAGATTGCTCCTTTTAACCGGAGATTAA
- a CDS encoding nitroreductase: MDVAKAIRDRRSVRSYEKKVIPQDVLLKVLEAARLAPSANNRQPWKFVVVREAAKRAALAKAAKEQQFVAEAPVVIAAVALEPERVMTCGVPTYAVDLAIAVDHITLAAVQQGLGSCWIGAFYQEDVKKILDIPDEYKVAALLTLGYPRDQARFKNRKPLEEIVCYDSWG, from the coding sequence ATGGACGTTGCCAAAGCGATTCGCGACCGCAGAAGCGTACGCTCATACGAAAAGAAGGTTATCCCTCAGGACGTACTTTTAAAGGTTCTTGAGGCTGCAAGGCTTGCCCCTTCTGCCAACAATCGCCAGCCCTGGAAGTTCGTTGTGGTGCGCGAGGCGGCAAAACGCGCCGCACTTGCCAAGGCGGCAAAGGAGCAGCAGTTCGTTGCCGAGGCTCCGGTGGTGATCGCCGCTGTGGCACTGGAACCGGAAAGGGTAATGACCTGTGGTGTTCCGACCTATGCCGTTGACCTGGCAATCGCCGTGGATCACATAACCCTGGCCGCGGTCCAGCAGGGACTTGGCTCATGCTGGATCGGCGCCTTCTACCAGGAGGATGTAAAAAAAATACTAGATATCCCCGACGAGTATAAGGTAGCCGCTCTGTTAACATTGGGCTACCCACGCGATCAGGCCCGCTTCAAGAACCGCAAACCGCTTGAAGAGATCGTCTGCTACGATAGCTGGGGCTGA